From the Burkholderia ubonensis genome, one window contains:
- a CDS encoding peptidoglycan DD-metalloendopeptidase family protein, whose amino-acid sequence MFGTTTKRFIAASFAALLAACGSAPVGPGFYRVERGDTLYKIARDNRQSVQSIARWNQISNPDAIEVGQVLRVAPPPGTTTATTSSASVGTGSAGRSRPAPSAPVQSPVKPATSIALIWPAAGNVVRTFDGAKSKGIDIANSAGTAVNAAAPGVVVYAGNGLRGYGNLIILKHNADYLTAYAHNRALLVKEGQSVTQGQTIAEMGNTDSDRVALHFELRYGGRSIDPARYLPAR is encoded by the coding sequence ATGTTCGGAACAACCACGAAGCGATTCATCGCGGCGTCGTTCGCCGCCCTGCTCGCCGCCTGCGGCTCCGCGCCGGTCGGCCCCGGGTTCTACCGCGTCGAGCGCGGCGACACGCTCTACAAGATCGCGCGCGACAACCGCCAGTCGGTGCAAAGCATCGCGCGCTGGAACCAGATCTCGAACCCGGATGCGATCGAAGTCGGCCAGGTGTTGCGCGTCGCGCCGCCGCCCGGCACGACGACCGCGACAACGTCGTCGGCGAGCGTCGGCACCGGCAGCGCGGGACGCAGCCGCCCGGCGCCGTCCGCACCGGTCCAATCGCCCGTGAAGCCGGCCACCAGCATCGCGCTGATCTGGCCGGCCGCCGGCAACGTGGTGCGCACCTTCGACGGCGCGAAGTCCAAGGGAATCGACATCGCCAACTCGGCGGGCACGGCGGTGAACGCGGCGGCGCCGGGTGTCGTCGTCTACGCGGGGAACGGGCTGCGCGGCTACGGCAACCTGATCATCCTCAAGCACAACGCGGATTACCTGACCGCGTACGCGCACAATCGCGCACTGCTCGTGAAGGAAGGCCAGTCGGTGACGCAAGGGCAGACGATCGCCGAGATGGGCAACACCGACAGCGATCGCGTCGCGCTGCATTTCGAACTGCGCTACGGCGGCCGTTCGATCGACCCCGCACGCTACCTGCCCGCGCGCTGA